In Granulicatella elegans, one genomic interval encodes:
- a CDS encoding energy-coupling factor transporter transmembrane component T encodes MMDRKTVDPRIKLTLLPIVGFTSFFISDTILLFGLILFAFFLYVYSSMWKRALRFILFFVILYCIELWLGKFCEASIVFAIYMFIYFASRMTLIAMFGGYITKTTSVSEMLEALNRMKVPRSIGIPFSVLLRFVPTIKIELKALKENMKIRGIVTSRFFPLLHPIKYIEYTLVPLLMRMIKISDELSASALIRGLDSDENRVTLTKLRFRTTDLLIGLLGALMIALVIVIQKIY; translated from the coding sequence TTGATGGATAGAAAAACAGTCGATCCGAGAATAAAACTTACTCTACTTCCAATTGTTGGATTTACGAGCTTTTTTATAAGCGATACAATTCTACTTTTCGGACTGATTCTCTTTGCCTTTTTTCTGTATGTATACAGCAGTATGTGGAAAAGAGCATTACGCTTTATTTTGTTTTTTGTGATTTTATACTGCATAGAGTTATGGCTTGGAAAGTTTTGTGAAGCAAGTATCGTATTTGCAATATATATGTTTATTTACTTTGCATCAAGGATGACCTTAATTGCTATGTTTGGTGGATATATAACAAAGACTACAAGTGTAAGTGAAATGCTTGAAGCATTAAATAGAATGAAAGTACCAAGAAGCATTGGTATACCTTTTAGTGTTTTGCTTAGGTTTGTACCAACTATAAAAATAGAACTCAAGGCATTAAAAGAGAATATGAAGATTCGAGGAATCGTAACAAGTAGATTTTTCCCCTTGCTACATCCAATTAAATATATTGAATATACGCTTGTTCCGCTTTTAATGAGAATGATTAAGATTTCAGATGAACTGTCAGCTTCAGCACTCATTAGAGGACTTGATAGTGATGAGAACAGGGTTACATTAACAAAATTGAGGTTTAGAACAACGGATTTGTTGATTGGACTATTAGGAGCTTTGATGATTGCTCTTGTGATAGTAATACAGAAAATTTATTAG
- a CDS encoding ABC transporter ATP-binding protein, whose amino-acid sequence MPEKELRKKVIGKNGLSNSLLALKIVFDLIPQILLVYLISSLITNNINEGNLKYIFLGIFISFVLKGVFYYFATKVAHEKAYEKLTELRLDIIGHLKKLSLGFFKEHNTGELTNIVQHDVEQVEVYLAHGLPEIMSVTLLPTIIFVAMIFVDWRLALGMIAGVPLMYLVKVLSQKTMDKNFAIYFNHENRMREELMEYVKNISVIKAFAKEEEISERTLKTAREYIYWVKKSMGMVTIPMGLIDIFMEIGVVIVMILGSIFLYHGNITTPNFILAIILSSAFTASISKTATLQHFSIVFKEALKAIGKVLTVPLPNKKTEQGLEFGNIEFKDVNFAYGKDSFELKNINLNFKKNSLNAFVGASGCGKSTVSNLLMGFWDADEGQILINGKDIKEYSQENISMLIGSVQQEVILFDLSIFENIAIGKLNATKEEVIEAAKKARCHNFISALPNGYETRVGEMGVKLSGGEKQRISIARMILKNAPILILDEAMAAVDSENERLIGEAIDDLSKDKTIITIAHHLNTIRDSDQIIVMDKGVVLDAGSHEELMKRCDFYKDMVEAQNKVDRWNLKEVVTENV is encoded by the coding sequence ATGCCGGAAAAAGAATTAAGAAAAAAAGTGATTGGGAAAAACGGTTTATCCAATTCACTTCTTGCTTTAAAAATAGTATTTGATTTGATACCACAAATCTTACTCGTATATTTGATTAGTTCTTTAATTACAAACAATATTAACGAAGGTAATTTAAAGTATATATTTTTGGGAATCTTTATATCGTTTGTATTAAAAGGAGTGTTTTATTATTTTGCAACAAAGGTTGCCCATGAGAAAGCATACGAAAAATTAACAGAACTTAGGTTAGATATTATCGGTCATCTGAAAAAACTAAGTTTGGGATTCTTTAAAGAACATAATACAGGAGAGCTTACCAACATTGTCCAACATGATGTAGAACAAGTGGAAGTATATCTTGCTCATGGTCTCCCTGAAATAATGTCAGTTACACTTCTGCCTACCATTATTTTTGTAGCTATGATTTTTGTGGATTGGCGTCTTGCTCTTGGGATGATTGCCGGAGTTCCACTCATGTATTTGGTAAAAGTTCTTTCACAGAAAACAATGGATAAAAACTTTGCGATTTACTTCAATCATGAAAACAGAATGAGAGAAGAGCTAATGGAATATGTAAAAAATATTTCTGTGATTAAGGCTTTTGCTAAAGAAGAGGAAATTAGTGAAAGAACATTAAAAACGGCAAGAGAATATATTTACTGGGTTAAAAAGAGCATGGGGATGGTTACAATTCCAATGGGACTCATTGACATATTTATGGAAATTGGAGTGGTTATTGTCATGATTTTGGGAAGCATATTTCTTTATCATGGAAATATTACAACGCCTAATTTTATCCTTGCCATTATTTTATCGTCTGCTTTTACTGCTTCTATAAGTAAGACAGCTACATTGCAACATTTTTCTATTGTGTTTAAGGAAGCGTTAAAGGCGATAGGGAAAGTATTAACAGTTCCACTTCCAAACAAAAAGACAGAACAAGGTTTAGAATTTGGAAACATAGAATTTAAAGATGTGAATTTTGCATACGGAAAAGATAGCTTTGAGCTTAAAAATATCAATTTGAATTTTAAGAAAAATAGTTTGAACGCCTTTGTAGGAGCAAGCGGTTGTGGAAAGAGTACGGTATCTAATTTGCTTATGGGATTTTGGGATGCAGATGAAGGACAAATACTGATAAATGGAAAAGATATAAAAGAATATAGTCAAGAAAATATCTCAATGCTGATTGGTAGTGTGCAACAAGAAGTTATCCTTTTTGACTTAAGTATTTTTGAAAATATAGCAATTGGAAAACTAAATGCAACAAAAGAAGAAGTCATAGAAGCTGCTAAAAAAGCAAGATGCCATAATTTTATTTCAGCATTGCCAAATGGATATGAAACACGAGTAGGTGAAATGGGAGTTAAGTTATCCGGTGGAGAAAAACAAAGAATCTCTATAGCAAGAATGATACTGAAAAATGCACCGATTTTAATATTAGATGAAGCAATGGCGGCTGTTGATAGTGAAAATGAAAGACTTATCGGCGAAGCAATTGACGATTTAAGCAAGGATAAAACCATCATTACAATTGCTCATCATCTAAATACGATTAGAGATTCAGACCAAATTATTGTTATGGATAAGGGTGTTGTTCTTGATGCAGGAAGCCATGAAGAGCTGATGAAAAGATGTGATTTTTATAAGGATATGGTTGAAGCACAGAACAAGGTAGATAGATGGAATTTGAAAGAGGTGGTAACAGAAAATGTTTAG
- a CDS encoding ABC transporter ATP-binding protein, with amino-acid sequence MILLKNVYYEWEDGRTALKNVNLEIRKGEFVLISGKSGSGKSTLGSVMNGLIPHYYKGKMKGEAFASGKDISKLSLHEIGHIVGTVFQDPRSQFFTTTTDEEIAFGLQTICKSRDEIKQRVEEVYAELDIEELKGKSVFELSSGQKQKIAIASIYAMNPKVLILDEPSANLDMKATFDLFLILEKLKKKGTTVVLIEHRLYYVKSLFDRFLLVKDGEIALDLSREEVIHLEGEFWDENGLRTLELEEYRISEKKDSYQLNDESINGKGLRFCYPNVAKDGKKQKQYILNHLDFNMECGIAIGLIGLNGTGKTTFARVISGLEKIKEGKIWTGKDNSLNHKDLMDMSYFVFQDSDYQLFSESVLDEMLLGISSKDKKENTQKAKSILNVLGLDKYIDKHPFALSRGEKQRLTIACGMMKQAKVFIYDEPTSGCDKDSMLSVAKLIEEQLKNGTTVLVISHDFEFLANTVSKLWVMGDGKIESVLNMSESNKILILDKMRGGR; translated from the coding sequence ATGATTTTGCTAAAAAATGTTTATTATGAATGGGAAGATGGACGAACTGCTTTAAAAAATGTCAATCTTGAAATTAGAAAAGGTGAATTTGTTTTAATTTCAGGGAAAAGTGGAAGTGGTAAAAGTACTCTTGGAAGTGTGATGAATGGTCTTATTCCACATTATTACAAAGGCAAAATGAAAGGGGAAGCCTTTGCGTCCGGAAAAGATATAAGCAAATTATCGCTTCATGAAATAGGGCATATTGTAGGGACTGTATTTCAAGATCCAAGAAGTCAATTTTTTACGACAACGACAGATGAAGAAATAGCTTTTGGGCTTCAAACCATTTGCAAATCAAGAGATGAAATAAAACAGAGAGTAGAAGAAGTATATGCAGAACTGGATATTGAGGAACTGAAAGGAAAATCTGTTTTTGAATTATCAAGCGGACAGAAACAAAAGATAGCTATTGCAAGTATCTATGCGATGAATCCGAAAGTTTTAATTTTAGATGAACCTTCAGCAAATTTGGATATGAAAGCAACATTTGACCTATTTTTAATTTTGGAAAAATTAAAGAAAAAAGGAACAACAGTTGTTCTAATTGAACATCGTTTGTACTATGTAAAATCTTTATTTGACCGTTTTCTTTTGGTGAAAGATGGAGAAATTGCACTGGACTTGAGTCGGGAAGAAGTTATTCATCTTGAAGGGGAGTTTTGGGATGAGAATGGACTAAGAACTCTTGAATTAGAAGAATATAGGATAAGTGAGAAGAAAGACTCATATCAATTAAATGATGAAAGTATAAACGGAAAAGGCTTGAGATTTTGCTATCCGAATGTAGCTAAGGATGGAAAGAAGCAAAAACAGTACATTTTAAATCATCTTGATTTTAATATGGAGTGCGGAATAGCCATTGGTCTTATCGGCTTAAATGGTACCGGAAAAACTACCTTTGCAAGAGTGATTTCAGGACTTGAGAAGATAAAAGAGGGGAAGATATGGACGGGGAAAGATAATTCGCTTAATCATAAAGATTTAATGGATATGTCATATTTTGTCTTTCAAGATTCAGACTATCAGTTGTTTTCGGAAAGTGTACTTGATGAAATGCTGCTTGGTATTTCAAGTAAAGATAAAAAAGAAAATACTCAAAAGGCAAAGTCTATTTTGAATGTACTTGGCTTAGATAAATACATTGATAAGCATCCGTTTGCTTTATCAAGAGGAGAAAAACAAAGACTCACAATAGCTTGTGGAATGATGAAACAGGCAAAAGTTTTTATCTATGATGAACCAACATCAGGTTGTGATAAAGACTCAATGCTTTCAGTGGCAAAATTAATTGAAGAACAATTAAAAAATGGAACAACAGTTTTGGTGATAAGTCATGATTTTGAGTTTTTAGCGAACACAGTGAGTAAGCTCTGGGTAATGGGAGATGGAAAAATAGAAAGTGTTTTGAATATGAGTGAAAGTAATAAAATTCTCATATTGGACAAGATGAGAGGAGGTAGATAA
- a CDS encoding recombinase family protein — translation MRNFEKITALYERLSRDDELQGESNSIINQKKILEEYASKNNLSNIIHFTDDGISGTQFDRPGFMAMMNGVNQGNIGCIIVKDMSRLGRDYLKVGQCMEILRQKGVRLIAINDNVDSFYREDDFTPFRNIMNEWYARDTSRKIQSTFRSKGESGKHTASTPPYGYIKDEKDKNKWIVDEKAAEIVRRIFNLTMQGNGPYRIAKILESEKVDIPAYHQQKLGYGLYQSKNFEHPYRWCSSTIASILKKQEYLGHTVNFKTRKHFKDKKSKYVSEDNWLIFENTHEPIIDQETFDNVQRIRGNVKRYPDGWGEYHPLTGLMHCADCGSKMYVHRTSNYKNIPYYTCSAYTKTPCGTLCPSAHRIKAEAVLNLIRETLKDIKKYLNEDNEAFIRSIQNEMEEKEKIEIEKKRTRLIDSKGRLQELERLMCRIYEDMILNKIPNSRYEILNNQYETEQITLSKEIKDLEQQVSRYEKETDRAKKFISLISRYENFDELTTTMINEFVEKIVVHERDRKGSQTSKQKIEIYFNFIGNYELPQAELSDEEKQKLEEEERKIKKRKDKLHQNYLKRKASGKQKEYEDKYKARREQKKQEKIKVLKRVGIPVSEYIKTNI, via the coding sequence ATGAGGAATTTTGAAAAGATAACAGCACTCTATGAGAGATTAAGTCGTGATGATGAACTGCAAGGAGAAAGTAACTCTATCATCAATCAGAAAAAAATATTGGAAGAATACGCAAGCAAAAATAACCTGTCAAACATTATTCACTTTACAGATGACGGAATCAGCGGAACACAGTTTGACAGACCGGGATTTATGGCAATGATGAACGGAGTCAATCAAGGAAATATTGGTTGTATCATTGTAAAAGATATGAGCAGACTTGGCAGAGATTATCTCAAAGTCGGTCAATGTATGGAGATACTAAGACAAAAGGGCGTAAGACTAATCGCTATCAATGATAATGTAGATAGTTTTTACAGAGAAGATGATTTTACTCCCTTTAGAAATATCATGAATGAATGGTATGCAAGAGATACATCAAGAAAAATACAATCGACTTTCAGGTCAAAAGGCGAAAGTGGGAAACATACTGCAAGCACACCGCCTTATGGCTATATCAAAGATGAAAAAGATAAAAACAAATGGATAGTAGATGAAAAAGCAGCAGAGATAGTAAGGCGAATATTTAACCTGACCATGCAAGGCAATGGTCCGTATCGAATAGCAAAGATATTGGAGAGTGAAAAAGTAGATATACCCGCCTATCATCAACAGAAATTAGGCTATGGACTATATCAAAGCAAAAACTTTGAACATCCCTATCGTTGGTGCAGCTCAACAATAGCAAGCATTTTAAAGAAACAGGAATACTTGGGGCATACAGTCAATTTCAAAACAAGAAAGCACTTCAAGGACAAGAAAAGCAAATATGTATCCGAGGATAACTGGCTTATTTTTGAAAATACACACGAGCCAATCATAGACCAAGAAACCTTTGATAATGTGCAAAGGATAAGAGGAAATGTAAAAAGGTATCCTGACGGTTGGGGAGAATATCACCCACTCACAGGACTAATGCATTGTGCAGATTGTGGGAGCAAGATGTATGTTCATAGAACAAGCAATTATAAGAATATTCCCTATTACACTTGCAGTGCCTATACCAAAACACCTTGTGGCACACTTTGTCCATCAGCACACAGAATAAAAGCAGAAGCGGTCTTAAACCTTATTAGGGAAACACTAAAAGATATTAAAAAATACCTTAATGAAGATAATGAAGCCTTTATCCGTTCCATTCAAAATGAAATGGAAGAAAAGGAAAAAATAGAGATAGAAAAGAAACGCACAAGGCTTATTGACAGCAAAGGAAGATTACAGGAATTAGAAAGACTGATGTGTCGTATCTATGAAGATATGATCCTTAACAAAATACCAAATAGCAGATATGAAATACTAAATAACCAATATGAAACGGAGCAGATAACTTTAAGTAAAGAAATTAAGGATTTGGAGCAGCAGGTATCAAGATATGAAAAAGAAACAGACAGAGCTAAAAAATTTATATCTCTTATCAGTCGTTATGAAAACTTTGATGAACTTACAACCACAATGATAAATGAGTTTGTAGAAAAGATTGTCGTACATGAAAGAGATAGAAAAGGAAGTCAGACATCAAAGCAAAAGATAGAAATTTACTTTAATTTCATAGGCAATTATGAACTGCCACAGGCGGAGTTAAGTGATGAAGAAAAACAAAAACTTGAGGAAGAAGAAAGAAAAATAAAGAAAAGAAAAGACAAGCTACATCAAAATTACCTGAAACGAAAAGCAAGCGGAAAACAGAAAGAGTATGAAGATAAATATAAGGCAAGGAGAGAACAGAAGAAACAGGAGAAAATAAAGGTTTTGAAAAGAGTGGGGATACCGGTGAGTGAGTATATAAAAACAAATATTTAA
- a CDS encoding TetR/AcrR family transcriptional regulator, translated as MAQVLKEEVRNRILEAAEKVFYKKDYRGAKLTEIAKEADIPVALIYTYFKNKEVLFDAVVSSVYINFESAFNEEESLEKGSASERFDEVGENYIHELLKDRKKLIILMDKSSGTKHTEAKQKLISQMQVHIEVSLKRQSKQEYDPMLAHILASNFTEGLLEIARHYQSEKWAKDMLKLIARCYYKGVESL; from the coding sequence ATGGCACAAGTATTAAAAGAAGAAGTTAGAAATAGAATACTCGAAGCAGCAGAAAAAGTATTTTATAAAAAGGATTATAGAGGTGCCAAATTAACAGAAATTGCAAAAGAAGCAGATATTCCTGTGGCACTCATTTATACCTATTTCAAAAATAAGGAAGTTTTGTTTGATGCAGTAGTAAGTTCTGTTTATATAAACTTCGAGTCAGCTTTTAATGAGGAAGAATCTTTGGAAAAAGGTTCTGCTTCTGAAAGGTTTGATGAGGTTGGAGAAAATTATATTCATGAACTTTTAAAAGATCGTAAGAAGTTAATTATTTTAATGGATAAAAGCTCAGGTACAAAGCATACAGAAGCAAAACAAAAACTCATATCACAAATGCAGGTTCATATTGAAGTAAGTTTAAAAAGACAATCGAAACAGGAATATGATCCAATGCTTGCCCATATTTTAGCCAGTAACTTTACAGAGGGACTTCTTGAAATAGCAAGGCATTATCAAAGTGAAAAGTGGGCAAAAGATATGCTAAAACTTATTGCAAGGTGTTATTACAAGGGAGTGGAATCCCTATAA
- a CDS encoding ABC transporter ATP-binding protein → MFREMLKLLTKTGKRDLIISSVFFALYGLSSIAMIVIVFSILFQIFDGTSLASLYKYFIAIGLLVVFKGICNMVADMKKHSAGFDIVQQIRERMIIKLKKFSLGFYTNERLGEINTILHKDVDNMSLVVGHMWSRMFGDFLIGAVVFVGLASIDFKLAIIMAVSVPIALIFLYLTIKQSEKIENQNNSALLDMVSLFVEYVRGIPVLKSFSNNKSLDNELMNKTKKFGETSKAASRFKAKQLSIFGFLLDIGYLVLLIAGAILVIKGNLDVLNFIIFAVISKEFYKPFASMEQHYMYYVSAVDSYERLSRILYADVIPDKVNGIVPKDNDIAFENIDFSYEKDEFKMEKLSFSIAEKTMTALVGESGSGKTTITNLLLRFYDVHKGKITLGGTDIRDIPYDELLDRISIVMQNVQLFDNTIEENIRVGKKGATKEEIIKAAKKARIHDFIMSLPKGYETDIGENGGILSGGQRQRISIARAFLKDAPILILDEMTSNVDPVNESLIQDAITELAKNRTVLVVAHHLKTIQKADQILVFQKGNLLEKGKHGELLAKNGYYTKLWKAQYEV, encoded by the coding sequence ATGTTTAGAGAAATGTTAAAACTACTTACAAAAACTGGCAAGAGAGATTTGATTATATCGAGTGTATTCTTTGCCCTTTATGGACTAAGCTCCATAGCTATGATTGTGATCGTATTTTCTATACTGTTCCAAATATTCGATGGAACGAGCTTAGCAAGTCTATATAAATATTTTATTGCGATTGGATTACTTGTAGTGTTCAAAGGTATTTGTAATATGGTTGCAGATATGAAAAAGCATAGTGCAGGTTTTGATATTGTTCAGCAAATCAGAGAACGCATGATTATCAAATTAAAAAAATTCAGCTTAGGATTTTATACCAACGAAAGACTGGGCGAGATCAATACAATTTTACACAAAGATGTTGATAATATGTCCCTTGTTGTAGGACACATGTGGTCAAGAATGTTTGGTGATTTTTTGATAGGTGCAGTCGTATTTGTTGGTCTTGCAAGTATTGATTTCAAACTTGCTATTATTATGGCTGTATCTGTTCCGATTGCACTTATCTTTCTATATCTGACAATTAAGCAATCTGAAAAAATAGAAAATCAGAACAACTCAGCACTTCTTGATATGGTTAGCTTATTTGTTGAATATGTTAGAGGAATACCTGTACTAAAGAGTTTTTCAAACAATAAGAGCTTAGATAATGAGCTTATGAACAAAACGAAAAAGTTCGGAGAAACAAGTAAAGCAGCTTCAAGATTCAAGGCAAAACAGTTATCTATATTTGGTTTTTTACTGGATATTGGATATTTAGTTCTTTTAATTGCAGGAGCAATACTTGTTATAAAGGGAAATCTCGATGTGCTTAATTTTATTATCTTTGCGGTAATTTCAAAAGAGTTTTATAAGCCGTTCGCTTCTATGGAACAACACTATATGTACTATGTTTCGGCGGTAGATAGTTACGAAAGACTTTCAAGAATTTTATATGCAGATGTAATCCCGGATAAAGTGAATGGAATTGTTCCGAAAGATAATGATATAGCTTTTGAAAACATAGATTTTTCCTATGAAAAAGATGAATTTAAAATGGAAAAATTGAGTTTTTCTATTGCTGAAAAAACAATGACAGCCTTAGTTGGAGAATCAGGTAGTGGAAAGACTACTATAACAAACTTACTTCTAAGATTTTATGATGTGCATAAAGGGAAAATTACACTCGGAGGAACTGATATAAGGGATATTCCTTATGATGAGCTTTTGGATCGTATCAGTATTGTCATGCAAAATGTTCAACTATTCGATAACACGATTGAAGAAAATATTAGAGTAGGTAAAAAAGGAGCTACAAAAGAGGAAATCATTAAAGCTGCAAAGAAGGCAAGGATACATGATTTCATTATGAGCTTACCAAAAGGTTATGAAACTGATATTGGCGAAAATGGAGGAATTTTATCAGGTGGACAAAGACAAAGAATATCTATTGCAAGAGCTTTTCTAAAAGATGCACCGATTTTAATTCTTGATGAAATGACAAGTAATGTTGATCCTGTAAACGAATCTTTGATACAGGATGCTATTACAGAACTTGCAAAGAATAGAACTGTACTTGTAGTGGCTCATCATTTAAAAACAATTCAAAAAGCTGACCAAATTCTCGTATTTCAAAAAGGAAATTTACTTGAAAAAGGAAAGCATGGCGAACTTCTTGCAAAAAATGGTTACTACACAAAATTATGGAAAGCTCAGTATGAGGTATAA
- a CDS encoding PcfB family protein: protein MINEEIARKTLNMEVKAAKVTGKLLLNLLKKLMKEAEKLGGLEKLVSSKGNEVKLKDMVKKGQLEEIPVEETELKELKKELNRYGVKFSVMKDKESGKYSVFFQAKDMKVMDKAFKYALAESEKKTERKESIHKNIEKFKEMAKNAVSKDKVKNKQKEQSL from the coding sequence TTGATCAATGAAGAAATCGCAAGAAAAACGCTGAACATGGAAGTGAAAGCTGCCAAAGTAACGGGGAAGCTGCTTCTTAACTTATTAAAGAAACTGATGAAAGAGGCTGAAAAACTTGGAGGACTGGAAAAGCTCGTTAGTAGCAAAGGAAATGAAGTAAAGTTAAAAGATATGGTAAAAAAGGGACAGCTTGAAGAAATTCCGGTAGAAGAAACAGAGCTGAAAGAACTGAAAAAGGAACTGAATAGGTATGGGGTAAAGTTTTCTGTGATGAAAGATAAAGAAAGCGGGAAATACTCCGTATTCTTTCAGGCAAAAGACATGAAAGTAATGGATAAAGCCTTTAAATACGCTCTTGCAGAATCAGAAAAGAAAACGGAAAGAAAAGAGTCCATTCATAAAAATATTGAGAAGTTCAAGGAGATGGCAAAGAACGCTGTTTCTAAAGATAAAGTCAAGAATAAACAAAAGGAGCAGAGCCTATGA